A single Endozoicomonas sp. NE40 DNA region contains:
- a CDS encoding tRNA(Met) cytidine acetyltransferase TmcA, whose product MKDLLKQRLNRLAQRNHRELMVISGEQEWCLRTVNALLSCLHEEHGLWLGEGAPDAVPAIQAGKASSWLGRERQFVVFNAWSGFDVDAFGAISGVVKGGGVMFLLAPVLDQWSLLEDPEHRRITVYPENENRVTGRYIQRLAKLLDKSEHCSLIQQNKEPVWQALPSLNIETETRDDSGYCQTPEQALAVEAIKKVVTGHRRRPLVLTADRGRGKSAALGIAAAQLLIHGLSRIVVTGPSLASTEQVFHHAAGCLGSDSFSRGTFSRGKVQWQDKSVQFMAPDEIVGNPVDCDLMLVDEAAALPVPLLESLLRQQSRIVFSSTIHGYEGTGRGFAIRFRKKLDAITPQWRALHIKQAIRWADHDPLEQLIFSSLLLDARPAEDHQVEGATSEQCEWVRFDRDQLMHDEPMVTQVFGLLVLAHYRTRPFDLRHFLDGPNIEVYGLLYQGHLAGTVLAAREGAIDASLQEPVWLGQRRVRGHLIPQSLSNHAGIPEAIRQKGLRILRVAVHPAVHRNGLGADMLNRLAQSARDKGFDYLGTSFGATSGLLSFWQNSGYLPVRTGLQREAASGCYSLMMLQALSKAGSELLAEARSRFYDNLLLQLPESLKVMDTELVRQLFNGAGDYSSAELSERDWQDIASFSHGQRLFESCLPAIRKLLLKGLVCSDRCSNSYSNSHEQALQVLTMKVLQQQSWSSLAQYEGLAGKKQVLARLRSCVGQLETALKH is encoded by the coding sequence GTGAAGGACTTATTGAAGCAGCGGTTAAACCGTCTGGCACAGCGCAATCATCGAGAGTTGATGGTGATCAGTGGCGAACAGGAATGGTGCCTGCGCACGGTTAACGCATTGCTGTCGTGCCTGCACGAAGAACATGGACTCTGGCTGGGCGAAGGTGCGCCAGACGCTGTTCCTGCTATTCAGGCTGGCAAAGCGTCCAGTTGGTTAGGTCGAGAGCGGCAGTTTGTAGTGTTTAATGCCTGGTCCGGGTTTGATGTTGATGCCTTTGGTGCCATCAGTGGCGTCGTTAAAGGTGGTGGCGTAATGTTTCTGCTGGCTCCTGTTCTGGATCAGTGGAGCCTGCTGGAAGACCCGGAGCATCGTCGTATAACTGTCTATCCGGAAAATGAGAACCGGGTAACGGGAAGATATATCCAGCGTTTGGCCAAACTGCTGGATAAATCCGAACACTGCAGCCTGATTCAGCAGAATAAAGAACCGGTCTGGCAGGCATTACCCAGCCTTAATATTGAAACAGAAACGCGGGATGATAGCGGTTATTGCCAGACACCGGAGCAGGCACTGGCAGTCGAAGCCATCAAAAAGGTGGTGACAGGTCATCGTCGTCGCCCATTGGTGCTGACGGCAGATCGTGGACGTGGCAAAAGCGCGGCTCTGGGTATTGCTGCCGCGCAGTTACTAATTCATGGATTAAGCCGGATTGTGGTTACAGGACCTTCGCTGGCATCGACCGAACAGGTGTTTCATCATGCTGCTGGATGCCTTGGAAGTGACAGCTTTTCCAGGGGTACGTTTTCAAGAGGAAAAGTGCAGTGGCAGGATAAGTCAGTTCAGTTTATGGCACCTGACGAGATAGTTGGCAACCCCGTTGACTGCGACCTGATGCTGGTGGATGAAGCGGCAGCCTTGCCAGTTCCATTGCTGGAGTCCTTGCTAAGACAACAGTCGCGTATTGTTTTTTCTTCGACAATCCACGGTTATGAAGGTACCGGGCGCGGTTTTGCCATACGCTTTCGTAAAAAACTGGATGCAATCACCCCACAATGGCGAGCTTTGCATATAAAGCAGGCGATTCGCTGGGCAGACCATGACCCGCTGGAGCAACTGATTTTTTCCAGCCTGTTACTGGATGCCAGGCCAGCCGAAGACCATCAGGTTGAAGGAGCCACGTCTGAACAGTGTGAGTGGGTTCGCTTTGACCGTGACCAGTTAATGCACGATGAGCCAATGGTGACTCAGGTGTTTGGGTTGCTGGTACTGGCTCATTATCGTACCCGGCCGTTTGACTTACGACATTTTTTAGATGGCCCGAATATAGAAGTATATGGCCTTCTGTATCAGGGTCATCTGGCAGGAACGGTTCTGGCAGCAAGAGAAGGAGCAATTGACGCGTCTTTGCAGGAACCGGTCTGGCTTGGGCAGCGGCGTGTACGTGGGCATTTGATTCCCCAGTCATTGAGCAATCATGCCGGGATTCCGGAAGCGATCAGACAGAAAGGATTACGAATCCTGAGGGTTGCTGTTCATCCGGCAGTCCATAGAAATGGACTGGGAGCCGATATGCTGAACCGTCTGGCGCAGTCTGCCCGTGACAAAGGGTTTGATTATCTGGGAACCAGTTTTGGTGCCACCTCTGGCTTGCTGAGTTTCTGGCAGAACAGCGGTTACCTGCCGGTACGAACCGGTTTGCAGAGAGAAGCTGCCAGTGGTTGTTATTCGCTGATGATGCTGCAGGCTCTTTCGAAGGCGGGCAGTGAACTGCTGGCGGAAGCACGTTCCCGCTTTTACGACAACCTTCTGCTGCAGCTGCCTGAAAGTCTTAAAGTAATGGACACTGAACTGGTCAGGCAATTATTCAATGGTGCCGGTGACTACAGTTCAGCCGAGCTGTCTGAGCGGGACTGGCAGGATATAGCCTCATTCAGTCACGGGCAGCGTCTGTTTGAAAGCTGCCTGCCTGCTATTCGGAAACTATTGTTAAAAGGGCTGGTTTGCTCTGATCGCTGCTCTAATAGTTACTCTAATAGCCATGAGCAAGCTTTGCAGGTGTTGACGATGAAAGTGTTGCAGCAGCAGAGTTGGAGTAGTCTGGCACAGTACGAGGGGCTTGCCGGTAAAAAGCAGGTTCTGGCCCGTTTACGAAGTTGTGTCGGACAGCTGGAAACCGCTTTGAAACACTGA
- a CDS encoding acetolactate synthase large subunit gives MKASDLFVQCLEEEGIEYIFGVPGEENADFVMSLNQSGKIRFILTRHEQGAAFMAEVYGRLTGHTAGCLGTLGPGATNLLTGVGNGNMDLAPMLVLAGQGSSKRLHKESHQIMDAVSMFRPVTKWAETIRHPDNIPEMVRKAVRLARSEKPGAVFLELCEDIATLESDARPLSVRRYPRPMPEPESLEQACAMIRKAKRPVIIAGNGVIRMNASDSLRRLAELTGIGVISTFMAKGCVDVDADYCLYTIGLGRKDLVACAVDAADLVITLGYDLVEYHPHLWNPAADKSILHLDSTPAEIDACYHPELELIGDIGHSLDAIAGRLSEGSLPRFDLKQQQAVRRDMTADLEAHKADDTEGFIRPQKALWDVRQVLPADGLLLSDVGAHKMWIARHYHCHEPNTCLVPNGFCSMGFALPGAIAASLIHPGRQVLAICGDGGFMMNVQEMETARRYDCNLTVMVWEDKEYGLIAWKQTDHFGDHTPLSFGNPDWMKLAESFGWQGHSVENSRDLQQTLITALNEEGPSLVVIPIDYRENLILSARLGEIACPI, from the coding sequence ATGAAAGCATCAGACCTGTTTGTTCAGTGCCTGGAAGAAGAAGGTATCGAATACATCTTTGGTGTACCGGGTGAAGAGAATGCCGACTTTGTCATGTCGCTGAACCAGTCCGGCAAAATCCGGTTCATCCTGACCCGTCATGAGCAGGGCGCTGCTTTTATGGCGGAGGTTTATGGTCGCCTGACCGGACATACGGCAGGCTGCCTTGGAACCCTCGGTCCGGGCGCAACCAACCTGCTGACCGGCGTGGGTAACGGTAATATGGACCTTGCGCCTATGCTGGTTCTGGCAGGGCAGGGGTCATCGAAACGGTTACACAAAGAATCTCATCAGATTATGGATGCTGTCAGCATGTTTCGGCCAGTCACCAAATGGGCGGAGACCATACGACACCCAGATAATATTCCGGAAATGGTGCGCAAGGCGGTCAGACTGGCTCGTTCCGAAAAGCCCGGTGCGGTTTTTCTGGAACTGTGCGAAGACATTGCCACTCTGGAGTCCGATGCCCGGCCACTGTCAGTGCGGCGTTACCCCCGCCCAATGCCTGAGCCTGAAAGCCTTGAGCAGGCCTGCGCTATGATTCGCAAGGCGAAACGGCCAGTGATTATTGCCGGTAACGGTGTGATTCGCATGAATGCTTCAGACAGCCTGCGTCGTCTGGCGGAACTGACCGGCATTGGTGTGATCAGCACCTTTATGGCGAAGGGCTGTGTGGATGTCGATGCGGATTATTGCCTGTATACCATTGGGTTGGGGCGTAAGGACCTTGTGGCTTGTGCAGTGGATGCTGCTGATCTGGTGATTACCCTGGGGTATGATCTGGTGGAGTACCACCCACATCTCTGGAACCCTGCCGCAGACAAGTCCATTCTGCACCTCGACTCAACACCCGCTGAAATTGATGCCTGTTATCACCCGGAACTGGAATTGATTGGTGATATTGGTCATTCGCTGGATGCCATTGCCGGCCGCCTGTCGGAAGGTTCGCTGCCCCGGTTTGACCTGAAACAGCAACAGGCGGTACGCCGGGATATGACCGCCGACCTGGAGGCGCATAAAGCCGACGATACCGAAGGATTTATCCGTCCCCAGAAAGCGCTGTGGGATGTTCGACAGGTGTTGCCTGCCGATGGTCTTCTGCTGTCGGATGTCGGCGCCCACAAAATGTGGATTGCCCGTCATTATCACTGCCATGAACCCAACACCTGCCTGGTACCCAATGGGTTCTGCTCCATGGGTTTTGCCTTACCCGGTGCCATTGCTGCCAGCCTGATCCATCCAGGGCGGCAAGTACTGGCGATCTGTGGCGATGGTGGCTTTATGATGAATGTACAGGAAATGGAAACGGCGCGCCGTTATGACTGCAACCTGACGGTGATGGTCTGGGAAGACAAAGAGTATGGTTTGATTGCCTGGAAGCAGACCGATCATTTTGGTGACCATACGCCGTTGAGTTTTGGCAATCCGGACTGGATGAAACTGGCAGAGAGTTTTGGCTGGCAGGGACACTCGGTTGAAAACAGTCGTGACCTCCAACAGACATTGATAACTGCCCTGAATGAAGAAGGCCCAAGCCTGGTCGTAATCCCCATTGATTACCGGGAAAACCTGATTCTCAGTGCCAGGCTGGGCGAAATAGCCTGTCCGATTTAA
- a CDS encoding GrxA family glutaredoxin has product MNRFTVFGRPGCGFCVRAKQLLEDKQLPFRYIDIHAEGISKADLEKTVGKPVETVPQIFHGQKYIGGCTDLEAYLRDELVDA; this is encoded by the coding sequence ATGAATCGCTTTACCGTATTCGGTCGCCCTGGCTGTGGTTTCTGTGTTCGTGCCAAACAGTTGCTGGAAGATAAACAGCTGCCTTTCCGTTATATTGACATTCATGCTGAGGGGATTAGCAAGGCTGATCTGGAAAAAACCGTTGGAAAGCCGGTTGAAACCGTTCCGCAGATTTTTCATGGTCAGAAGTATATTGGCGGTTGTACCGACCTGGAAGCGTACCTGAGAGATGAGCTGGTTGATGCCTGA
- the pdxH gene encoding pyridoxamine 5'-phosphate oxidase: protein MDISNLRENYTQAGLIKEDLSSDPVEQFTLWFQQAQEAQLPEPNAMSIATATADGVPSLRTVLLKYFDQSGFVFFTNYSSNKSREIAENPHVALMFPWVTLERQVIIKGTAEKISKAESLKYFTSRPHGSQLGAWVSHQSSVITGRKLLEQKLDEMKRKFKEGKVPLPDFWGGYRVVPQTVEFWQGRPNRLHDRFQYTRTNDTRWSIERLAP, encoded by the coding sequence ATGGATATCAGTAACCTTCGCGAGAATTACACTCAGGCGGGCCTGATCAAAGAAGACCTGAGTAGTGATCCGGTGGAACAGTTCACCCTGTGGTTTCAGCAGGCGCAGGAAGCACAGTTGCCGGAACCCAACGCCATGAGCATTGCCACCGCCACCGCAGACGGTGTACCCAGCCTGCGAACCGTCCTATTGAAATACTTCGATCAGTCCGGATTCGTTTTTTTTACCAATTACTCCAGCAACAAGTCCCGGGAAATTGCCGAAAACCCTCACGTTGCCCTGATGTTTCCCTGGGTCACCCTCGAACGTCAGGTCATTATTAAGGGAACAGCAGAAAAAATATCCAAGGCTGAATCCCTGAAGTATTTCACCAGCCGCCCCCACGGCAGCCAGCTGGGTGCCTGGGTTTCCCATCAGAGTTCAGTCATTACCGGTCGCAAACTGCTGGAACAGAAGCTGGATGAAATGAAGCGCAAGTTCAAAGAAGGAAAAGTACCCCTGCCCGATTTCTGGGGCGGTTACCGGGTGGTGCCGCAAACGGTTGAGTTCTGGCAGGGACGACCAAATCGCCTGCATGACCGCTTTCAGTATACCCGTACAAACGACACCCGGTGGAGCATTGAAAGGCTGGCACCATGA
- a CDS encoding sulfurtransferase, whose translation MKHIIYLCLFIALSGCDQQKNIQMSAFDLVDQQKMMTLVNDHDWVLVDVRSSDWFNGWPSDNTGVGGHIPGARNFDLNWLLNERDELNKLTERLFQSKGMRKAPGIVIYGSDQYEAQVLADWLVAEQGFENSDIRIFPFGFSGWLKFGGDVETMPSYTRLVPPVWLDKQLQKPQPPVILDVSYGAGIRYRLTHIPQAVHVDTSWIESKPLWNVIPDNELQQTLKRLGISQDKQVVVYSEDMTAAARMVSVLDAMGVGDVRLLNGGFKAWVEQGYIVQSGWVTPEPVEIFGTAAFSDVWVDTERVKAILNDDSEHLISVRSWREFTGKNSGYSYINAKGRIPGAVWGHSGTDPYSMQDYINPDGTLREIRDIATYWQQLSPTEDTVMAFYCGTGWRASLSWFAARLLGYENARIYDGGWMEWSSDSRRPREAG comes from the coding sequence GTGAAACATATCATCTATTTGTGCCTGTTTATTGCCCTTTCAGGCTGTGATCAGCAGAAAAATATTCAGATGTCTGCCTTTGATCTTGTTGATCAGCAGAAAATGATGACACTGGTGAATGATCATGACTGGGTGCTGGTCGATGTGCGCTCCAGTGACTGGTTCAATGGCTGGCCGTCAGATAATACCGGGGTAGGTGGCCATATTCCCGGAGCCCGTAACTTTGACCTTAACTGGTTGCTGAATGAGCGCGATGAGTTAAACAAGCTGACTGAAAGGCTGTTCCAGAGCAAGGGGATGCGCAAAGCGCCGGGTATTGTGATCTATGGCTCCGATCAGTATGAGGCACAGGTGCTGGCCGACTGGCTGGTGGCTGAACAGGGGTTTGAAAATTCAGACATCCGTATTTTCCCTTTCGGTTTTTCAGGCTGGCTCAAATTCGGTGGTGATGTTGAAACCATGCCATCCTATACCCGTCTGGTGCCGCCTGTCTGGCTTGATAAACAGCTACAGAAGCCTCAGCCGCCAGTGATTCTTGATGTCTCCTACGGTGCAGGCATTCGATATCGCCTGACCCATATTCCGCAGGCTGTTCATGTTGATACCTCATGGATTGAATCCAAACCTCTGTGGAATGTGATTCCTGACAATGAACTTCAGCAGACGTTAAAGCGTCTTGGCATCTCTCAGGATAAACAGGTTGTCGTTTATAGCGAAGATATGACCGCTGCTGCAAGAATGGTTAGCGTACTGGATGCTATGGGTGTCGGAGATGTACGACTTCTTAACGGTGGATTTAAAGCCTGGGTTGAACAGGGTTATATTGTCCAGTCCGGTTGGGTTACACCTGAGCCAGTCGAAATATTTGGAACTGCGGCTTTCAGTGATGTGTGGGTGGATACGGAAAGAGTCAAAGCAATTTTGAACGATGACTCTGAACACCTGATCAGCGTTCGTTCATGGCGCGAGTTTACGGGGAAAAACAGCGGATACAGCTATATCAACGCTAAAGGGCGTATTCCCGGTGCTGTATGGGGGCATTCCGGAACAGACCCCTACAGTATGCAGGATTATATTAATCCGGATGGTACCTTAAGAGAGATTCGGGATATTGCCACTTACTGGCAGCAGCTCTCTCCAACAGAAGACACCGTTATGGCATTTTACTGTGGCACTGGCTGGAGAGCCAGTTTGTCCTGGTTTGCAGCCCGTTTGCTGGGGTATGAAAACGCCAGAATATACGATGGTGGCTGGATGGAATGGAGCAGTGACTCCCGTCGCCCAAGGGAAGCAGGTTAA
- a CDS encoding aldehyde dehydrogenase family protein — MDALPLLIPGAEPPAGTLNVYNPFDLSEVGRLETGDSRHVEQALTTAYGLFRNRDRWLTLDQRIDIFSRLLHRISRHQEDLARQAAAEGGKPLVDSRIEISRAMDGIKLCIDCMRGESGSMPVVNSTAATRHHLAFTTAEPVGVVVAVSAFNHPFNLIVHQIGPALAAGCPVIVKPADDTPLSCWHLAKLFHESGLPPEWLQVMIPESLAVAEHLVTARRVGFFSFIGSARVGWTLRSKLAAGTRCALEHGGAAPVIVAEDADMDRAVRSLAKGGFYHAGQVCVSSQRVYVHQSISQAFLRGLKKAADDLAVGDPLLESTDIGPLIRPAEVDRVEAWVNEARAGGGTVVCGGQRVGQTGYAPTIIHNPPEDVRVSEQEVFGPVVCIYDYEELDHAIERANRLPFAFQAAVFSDHQPTILRAYKRLDASAVMVNQHTAFRSDGMPFAGLKQSGLGVGGIHHSFRELQVEKMMVVHSPEL, encoded by the coding sequence ATGGATGCTTTACCTTTACTGATTCCCGGAGCCGAACCTCCGGCAGGCACGCTGAATGTCTATAACCCGTTTGACCTGTCGGAGGTTGGCAGACTGGAAACAGGCGACAGTCGCCATGTGGAGCAGGCTCTGACCACGGCCTATGGCCTGTTTCGCAACCGGGACAGATGGTTGACCCTGGACCAGCGTATAGACATTTTCAGTCGTCTGTTACATCGCATTTCCCGCCATCAGGAAGATCTCGCACGACAGGCGGCTGCAGAAGGTGGCAAGCCGCTGGTGGACTCACGAATTGAAATCAGCCGCGCCATGGATGGCATCAAACTGTGTATCGACTGTATGCGTGGCGAAAGTGGCTCAATGCCTGTGGTTAACAGCACTGCTGCAACCCGCCATCATCTGGCATTCACCACGGCAGAACCGGTCGGTGTGGTGGTGGCGGTCAGTGCCTTTAACCATCCTTTCAACTTGATTGTTCATCAGATTGGACCTGCCCTGGCAGCGGGCTGCCCGGTTATTGTTAAACCGGCAGATGATACGCCTCTCTCCTGCTGGCATCTGGCAAAACTGTTCCATGAATCGGGCTTACCACCGGAGTGGCTGCAGGTGATGATACCTGAGAGCCTGGCGGTGGCTGAGCATCTGGTAACCGCCAGGCGGGTAGGGTTCTTTTCCTTTATTGGCAGTGCCAGAGTGGGCTGGACATTGCGTTCAAAACTGGCGGCAGGTACCCGCTGTGCTCTGGAACATGGTGGGGCGGCCCCGGTGATTGTTGCGGAAGATGCGGATATGGATCGGGCGGTTCGCTCTCTTGCCAAAGGTGGGTTTTACCATGCAGGACAGGTCTGTGTTTCCAGTCAGCGGGTGTATGTGCATCAATCCATCAGTCAGGCTTTTCTGCGGGGGTTGAAAAAAGCGGCGGATGATCTGGCGGTTGGCGACCCTCTGTTGGAGTCCACGGATATCGGGCCACTGATCCGGCCGGCAGAAGTTGACCGGGTGGAAGCATGGGTTAACGAAGCCCGTGCAGGTGGTGGAACAGTTGTTTGTGGTGGCCAGCGGGTCGGGCAGACCGGTTATGCGCCCACGATTATTCATAACCCGCCTGAGGATGTCAGAGTGAGCGAGCAGGAGGTCTTTGGCCCTGTCGTCTGTATCTACGATTACGAGGAGCTGGATCATGCCATTGAACGGGCTAATCGTTTGCCGTTTGCCTTTCAGGCGGCGGTGTTCTCTGATCATCAGCCAACGATTCTGCGCGCCTATAAGCGTCTGGATGCTTCAGCGGTCATGGTGAACCAGCATACAGCCTTCCGCAGCGATGGCATGCCGTTTGCCGGTTTGAAGCAGTCAGGTCTGGGCGTGGGCGGTATCCACCATAGCTTCAGGGAGTTGCAGGTGGAAAAAATGATGGTGGTTCACAGCCCGGAACTTTAA
- a CDS encoding inosine/guanosine kinase codes for MKFPGRRKIKHYFPVNADNRFDRESTTFGHVNTYICGIDQNMVDIYAHVDDAILADFGLTKAASQLIDNDTANRLYSFLQQSGTIDNQYAGGTIGNTLHNYSILADDRSVQFGVMSQNIRVGDYAYGYLCNTSSKVDMTFLQPVEGAIGRCYTLITPDGERTFGISPGSMNDLSHAFIPEQVIAGSSALVLCAYTLGDDSLPIYHATHKAAKAASDHDIPVVLTLGTSMLVENIREPLKQFIRDHVTLVAMNEEEAQALTGQTDPLLACEAILDLADMTLLTAGPEGLYLCGYTETAMARETDNPIRSAGISDFNRFEFSRPLRRMDCDKPMKIYSHISPYMGGPEKIRNTNGAGDGALSAVIHDIAANHFHREVLPTSGKHERPWLTYSSFSQVCKYANRVSYEVLAQSSPRLSRALPEREDSLEETYWER; via the coding sequence ATGAAGTTTCCCGGCCGTCGTAAAATCAAGCACTATTTCCCTGTCAACGCCGACAATCGCTTTGATCGTGAAAGTACCACTTTCGGACATGTTAATACCTACATCTGTGGCATCGACCAGAACATGGTCGACATCTATGCCCATGTAGACGACGCGATCCTGGCTGACTTTGGCCTGACCAAAGCAGCCTCGCAATTGATCGATAATGACACCGCCAACCGCCTGTACAGTTTCCTGCAACAGTCCGGCACCATTGATAACCAGTATGCAGGTGGCACCATTGGCAATACCCTGCATAACTACTCAATTCTTGCCGACGACCGTTCTGTTCAGTTTGGGGTCATGAGCCAGAATATCAGGGTTGGCGACTATGCCTACGGGTATCTGTGCAATACCAGCAGCAAAGTGGATATGACCTTTCTGCAACCGGTAGAAGGTGCCATCGGGCGTTGTTACACGCTGATTACGCCGGATGGTGAGCGTACCTTTGGCATCAGTCCCGGTTCAATGAACGACCTGAGTCACGCGTTCATTCCGGAACAGGTGATTGCCGGCAGTTCAGCCCTGGTACTGTGTGCCTATACCCTGGGCGACGACAGTCTGCCGATTTATCATGCTACTCACAAAGCCGCCAAAGCTGCCAGCGACCATGACATACCTGTGGTGCTGACCCTGGGTACCAGCATGCTGGTAGAGAATATCCGCGAACCTTTGAAACAGTTTATTCGTGACCATGTCACCCTGGTGGCTATGAATGAGGAAGAAGCTCAGGCACTGACGGGACAAACCGACCCGTTGCTGGCCTGCGAAGCCATTCTGGATCTTGCCGATATGACGTTACTGACTGCAGGCCCTGAAGGGCTTTATCTGTGCGGCTATACAGAAACGGCTATGGCGCGGGAAACCGACAACCCTATCCGTTCTGCCGGAATCAGTGATTTCAATCGCTTCGAATTCAGCCGTCCTCTGCGTCGTATGGATTGTGATAAACCGATGAAAATTTACTCCCATATCAGCCCTTATATGGGTGGCCCGGAAAAAATCAGGAACACCAACGGTGCCGGAGATGGCGCCTTATCGGCAGTGATTCATGATATTGCCGCCAACCATTTCCACCGTGAGGTGCTGCCGACCTCTGGAAAGCATGAACGACCATGGCTGACCTATTCGTCGTTCTCCCAGGTCTGCAAATATGCTAACCGGGTCAGCTATGAAGTGCTGGCACAGAGTTCTCCACGCCTTTCACGGGCTTTGCCTGAGCGTGAAGACTCTCTGGAAGAGACTTACTGGGAAAGGTAA
- a CDS encoding DNA replication terminus site-binding protein, whose amino-acid sequence MSRKTAARMAVRDTLIELVDINRQFREAVLNDHDLPAWVMQEDDTDALNDDRTLAASVTTRLTYRSEQNKQETARLPGVIGISARSLAQGQQLNQAKDRFKAAMGEYRKLYGDDIAAIEETSDQLRDGVLGGLQIQHIHFVQSYRQLKLFQQPPRRISFSWAANHSGTVRLTSAEAIEHLRKKYMASAAIERDITLLEQLPGSEIVVIKRLLAPHLRANLKWSDTIEAQRQMNPESKKQFPGQINTPIPVFVQLEKGQPLPDFKPIKPFDSMTRQERLQRSDARLVRISDNPVSRIYRYA is encoded by the coding sequence ATGAGTAGAAAAACAGCAGCCAGGATGGCGGTCAGAGATACCCTTATAGAACTGGTTGATATCAATCGTCAGTTCCGGGAAGCCGTGTTAAATGATCACGACCTGCCCGCCTGGGTCATGCAGGAAGACGACACTGACGCTCTGAACGACGACCGGACGCTGGCTGCCAGCGTCACTACACGCCTGACCTACAGATCGGAACAGAATAAACAGGAAACGGCACGTCTTCCCGGCGTTATTGGCATCTCAGCCAGATCGCTTGCTCAGGGGCAGCAACTGAACCAGGCAAAAGACCGGTTCAAGGCAGCGATGGGGGAATACCGCAAGCTCTACGGCGATGATATTGCAGCCATTGAAGAGACATCTGACCAGCTAAGGGACGGGGTGCTGGGAGGGCTGCAAATTCAGCATATTCATTTTGTGCAGAGTTACCGGCAACTGAAGCTGTTTCAACAGCCACCCAGACGCATCAGTTTCAGCTGGGCTGCTAATCACAGTGGTACGGTTCGCTTAACATCGGCAGAAGCCATCGAGCACCTGCGTAAGAAATATATGGCATCCGCTGCCATTGAACGCGATATCACATTGCTGGAGCAGTTGCCCGGGTCGGAAATTGTGGTGATTAAACGCTTGCTGGCACCTCACCTGCGGGCAAATTTGAAATGGTCAGACACGATTGAAGCACAGCGCCAAATGAATCCGGAATCGAAAAAACAGTTTCCGGGTCAGATTAATACGCCCATCCCGGTCTTTGTACAGCTGGAGAAAGGTCAACCCCTGCCGGACTTCAAACCTATCAAACCGTTTGACTCGATGACACGACAGGAGCGTTTACAACGCAGCGATGCGCGACTGGTGCGGATCAGTGACAATCCTGTGTCGCGTATTTATCGCTACGCCTGA